From Micromonospora carbonacea:
GTCGAGGTGGTCGTCGGCTCGCACGGCGACGCCGCGACCGTCGAGCGTGCCTTCGCCGGGGCGGACGCCGTGTTCTGGCTGGTGCCGCCGGACGCCTCCGCCACGCCCGACGAAGCCTACAGCGGCTTCACCCGACCGGCCGCGCGGGCTTTCGCCGCTCACGGCGTCGGCCATGTCGTCGGCGTCTCGGCGCTCGGCCGTGGCACCCCGCAGGCCGCCCGGTCCGGGCTGGTCACCGCCTCCCTGGCCATGGACGACCTGATCGCCGGCTCCGGCGTCGCCTACCGCGCCCTGATCTGCCCGTCCTTCTTCGAGAACCTGCTGGAGGAGGTCGACGCGATCCGCGACGACGGCGTCTTCACCGACACCGTCGCCGCGGCCCGTCCGGCCCCCATGGTGGCCGTCGCCGACATCGCCGCAGCCGCGGCCGTGCTGCTGCTGGACCGCTCCTGGACCGGGGTGGGCGACGTCCCGGTGCTCGGCCCGCAGGACCTCTCGCCCGACGACCTGGCCCGCATCATGACCGAGCAGCTGGGCCGTCCGGTCC
This genomic window contains:
- a CDS encoding NAD(P)H-binding protein gives rise to the protein MIVITGPTGNIGRQLLSLLIEAAPAGREELRVVVRDPARLPEGVRGRVEVVVGSHGDAATVERAFAGADAVFWLVPPDASATPDEAYSGFTRPAARAFAAHGVGHVVGVSALGRGTPQAARSGLVTASLAMDDLIAGSGVAYRALICPSFFENLLEEVDAIRDDGVFTDTVAAARPAPMVAVADIAAAAAVLLLDRSWTGVGDVPVLGPQDLSPDDLARIMTEQLGRPVRYQRQSLDELRSTMLGYGLNEAFVEAMVDMKRAKDEGLDSGVDRSPQAGPGTTFAHWCARTLRPAVLTAQEAADAR